DNA sequence from the Stenotrophomonas sp. 24(2023) genome:
TGTCGGGCGTGCTGGGCCTGAGCCGGCAGGAACGCGAGGTGACCGGCACCGGCCCACAGCGCTACCTGCCCGATGTCACCACCGGCAGTACCGCCGTGTTCGTGAAGGAAACACTGGACGTTGACTGGGCTTCTTTCGATGCAGGCTTCCGCCACGAACGCATCGACCATGACGTGCAGGACAGCGGCTTCAAGCGCGCGCGCAATTCGGCCAACACCGCCCTGGAAGACCGTGCTTTCCGCCTGAACAGCTATTCGCTCGGTGGCCTGGTGGAACTGGGCCGGTTGTTCGGGGCCAAGCTGCGCTATTCCTCCTCGCAGCGTGCACCGGAAATCAACGAGCTGTACGCCAGCAACCCGCACTACTCCATCATGACCCAGGAAGAAGGCAACCAGAACCTCAAGCCCGAGCGCGCCAGGACCCTGGAACTGACCGGCCTGTTCCATGTGGGAGGCTTCGAGCTGAGCGCCACCGGCTACCGCATGCGCTACGAAAACTACCTGTACCTGGGCTACTCGGGCCTGCAGACCGGCAACCGCCTGCCACTGAAATACTGGAAGCAGACCGACACCACGGTGAAGGGCCTGGAGATCGACGCCCGCCAGGCGCTGGAGCTGGGCCGAGGCGGCACGCTGCAGCTTTCCGCCTTTGCCGACCTGGTACGCAACCGCGCCGACGCGCCCGACGCGCTGCGCGCGCACAACGATGGCCTCTACCTGCCCAACATGCCGACCAACCGCTACGGTGCCAATGTGGCCTGGGAACGCGGCCCCTGGAAAGCACGCCTGTCGGGCACCTACTACGCCACACAGAAGTACCTGGGCAGGAACGTGAGCGAGGAGATCCCGCTGGATGCGTTCACGCTGGTGGACGCACAGATCAGCCGTGAAATCCCGCTGCGCACGGCCTATGTGAGCGGGCTGGAAGTGTTCCTCAGCGGCTCCAACCTGCTCGACCAGGACGCCCGCCCGCACAACTCGCCGCTGAAATACATCGCCCCGCTGCCGGGGCGTGGGTTCCAGCTGGGCGTGACCGTGCGGATGTAACCTGCGGCCTAGGCCACCGCCATGTGCGCGGCCAGATGATCGATCAGCGCCGACACCCGCCGCGACGGCGTGGTGCCGGCGAACACCGCAAACAGATCCACCGAGGGCAGCGCGAAGGCGTCCAGTGCCACCTGCAGCCTGCCCTCGCGCAGTTCCTGGGCGATCTCCCAGCGGTTCTTGATCATCACGCCCACGCCCTGCTCGGCCCAGGCACGCAGCACCCCGCCATCGTTGGCGGCGCGGTCACCGCTTACCCGCACCGCCGTGGTCACCCCGTCGATCAGGAACGGCCAGGTGGCGAACGGCACGCCGGGCCGGTGCAGGATCAGGCAGTTGTGCGTGGCCAGCTGTACCGGATGCGTGGGCAGGCCGCGTTGCGCCCAATAGGCCGGCGCGGCACAGACCACGCGCTGGCTGCGCAGCAGCAACCGCGAGCGCAGCGATGAATCCTCCAGCGGCCCGTTGCGGATGGCCAGATCGATGTTCTGCCCGACCAGATCGACCACCCCGTCGCCCAGGTGCAGTTCCACGCTGACGCCGGGGTGCAGCGCCAGGAACCGGTCGAGCAACGGCGCCAGCATGCGCCGGCCGAAATCACGGGTAGCGGTGATGCGGATGCGGCCCGACAGCGCCCCCCCCTGCGCCAGCTCATCCAGCGTGGTCTGCCATTGCGCCAGCAACCGCCGTGCATCGGCCAGGAAGCGCTCGCCTTCCTGGGTGAAGGCGAGATTGCGCGTGGAGCGGGTGATCAGCCGCGCGCCGGCCTGGGTTTCCAGCTGCTGCAGGGCCAGGGTCACCGTGGACGGGGCCACCGCGTGCTGGCGTGCCGCGGCGGAAAAGCTGCCGGCTTCGGCAATGCCGACGAACAGGCGAAGCGCTTCGAAGGTGTCCATGGGCCTTGGCCTGCAGCGGAAATTATTTTTCGAGATTCTCGAAAAGTATTGGCGAATCCGGGTGGATTATCAATGCGACTGCAATGACGGATCGTGACCGGGTCTTCCCCCACACAGGTTCACCATGCAGATCGATTTTTCCGGGCGCCGGGTACTGATCACCGGCTCCACCAGCGGCATCGGCTTCGCCGCCGCACGCGGTTTCCTTGCCGCCGGGGCGCAGGTCATCCTCAATGGCCGCAGCCAGGCCCGCGTGGACGCCGCGCTGGACAGGCTGGGCGCACCGGCCCCGCAGGCTGTCGGGCATGCCGGTGACCTGGGCAGCGCCGAGGGCTGCGCGCAGCTGGTCCAGCGCTTCCCGCAGGTGGACATCCTGGTCAACAACCTGGGCATCTTCGGCCCGCAGGATTTCTTCGCCACCGATGATGCCACCTGGGACACCTTCTTCCAGACCAATGTGATGTCCGGGGTGCGTCTGGCCCGCGCGTATGCACCGGGCATGGCCGAGCGCGGCTTCGGCCGCATCGTGTTCGTGTCATCCGAATCGGCATTGAACACCCCGGCGGACATGATCCACTACGGCTTCACCAAGACCGCGCAGCTGGCGGTGTCGCGCGGCCTGGCCAAGCGCCTGGCCGGCAGCGGCGTGACCGTCAACGCGGTGCTGCCCGGCCCGACCCTGTCCGATGGCGTGGCCGACATGCTGCAGGAGGAAGTCACGCGCAGCGGCCGGTCGCTGGAAGAGGTGGCCACCGCCTTCATCGCCGAGCACCGGGGCTCCTCCATCCTGCGCCGCGCCTCCACGGTGGAGGAAGTGGCCAACATGATCCTCTACACCAGCTCGTCGCAGGCTTCGGCCACCACCGGCGCTGCGCTGCGCGTGGATGGCGGCGTGGTCGACACCATCGCCTGATCGCCTCTTTCAAGGACTATTTCCATGATTGCCAACATTGCCGATTTCCTGGCCAGCCGCCGCACCACCAACCTGTTCGATCCGGACCAGCGCCTGGACGATGCGCAGCTGCGCGATCTGGTGCGCATTGCCAGCACCGCGCCCAGCGCCTTCAACCTGCAGAACTGGCGCTTCATCGCGGTGCGCAGCGAGGAGGCCAAACAACGCCTGCGTGCCGTGGCCTGGGACCAGGCGAAGATCACCGATGCTGCCGCCACCTTCATCATGGTGGGCGAACTGGCCGACCACCGTACCCTGCCCGCCCGTCTGCAGGGCGCGGTGGATGCCGGTTTCATGCCGGCCGAGATGGTGCCGGGCTGGGAAGGCGCAGCGCGCAGCCTGTATGCCGACCAGCCGCAGCGCCAGCGCGATGAGGCCGTGCGCAGCGCCACTTTCGCGGCCACCACGCTGATCCACGCTGCACGCACCCTCGGCCTGGGCGCCGCACCGATGATCGGCTTCGATGCCGACGCGGTGGCGCGCGAATTCGGGCTGGGTACACAGGATGTGCCGGTGATGCTGCTGGCCATCGGCGTGGCCCTGCCGGAGAACTGGCCGCAGAAGCCGCGCCGGCCGGTCGCCGAACTGCTGCAGTTCGCCTGACGCACGCTACCTGCACAAAAGAGCCCGGAACGCCCCGCAGGGGGCGTTCCCCGGTTCACCGGCCCGGCAGCGGCTGCCCCTTGCCAGTACACGGCAGGACAACCCAGTATCAGCCCATTACCGCATCGGGTGAACGGCAATGCGCGTTGTGTTCCTGCATGGCCCGGCCGCGTCCGGCAAGCACACCATCGGCACCTTGGTAGCGCGCCAGCTCGGCATCCCGCTGTTCCACAACCATCTTGCCGTCGATGTCGCGCTGTCCCTGTTCGCGTTTGGTACGGCGGGTTTCCAGCGCATCCGTGCCGGCCTGTGGCAGCTGTGCTTCGACGAAGCGGCTGCAGCCGGACAGTCGTTTGTCTTTACCTTCCATCCCGAGGCCAGTGTTGACCCCGGCCTTGTGCAGCATCTTGTTGCCCGCGTGGAGGCCCATGGCGGCACCGTCGCGTTTGTCGAACTGGCCTGTTCGGTTGACGCC
Encoded proteins:
- a CDS encoding nitroreductase family protein, translating into MIANIADFLASRRTTNLFDPDQRLDDAQLRDLVRIASTAPSAFNLQNWRFIAVRSEEAKQRLRAVAWDQAKITDAAATFIMVGELADHRTLPARLQGAVDAGFMPAEMVPGWEGAARSLYADQPQRQRDEAVRSATFAATTLIHAARTLGLGAAPMIGFDADAVAREFGLGTQDVPVMLLAIGVALPENWPQKPRRPVAELLQFA
- a CDS encoding SDR family oxidoreductase, which gives rise to MQIDFSGRRVLITGSTSGIGFAAARGFLAAGAQVILNGRSQARVDAALDRLGAPAPQAVGHAGDLGSAEGCAQLVQRFPQVDILVNNLGIFGPQDFFATDDATWDTFFQTNVMSGVRLARAYAPGMAERGFGRIVFVSSESALNTPADMIHYGFTKTAQLAVSRGLAKRLAGSGVTVNAVLPGPTLSDGVADMLQEEVTRSGRSLEEVATAFIAEHRGSSILRRASTVEEVANMILYTSSSQASATTGAALRVDGGVVDTIA
- a CDS encoding LysR family transcriptional regulator, which produces MDTFEALRLFVGIAEAGSFSAAARQHAVAPSTVTLALQQLETQAGARLITRSTRNLAFTQEGERFLADARRLLAQWQTTLDELAQGGALSGRIRITATRDFGRRMLAPLLDRFLALHPGVSVELHLGDGVVDLVGQNIDLAIRNGPLEDSSLRSRLLLRSQRVVCAAPAYWAQRGLPTHPVQLATHNCLILHRPGVPFATWPFLIDGVTTAVRVSGDRAANDGGVLRAWAEQGVGVMIKNRWEIAQELREGRLQVALDAFALPSVDLFAVFAGTTPSRRVSALIDHLAAHMAVA